The sequence below is a genomic window from Mus musculus strain C57BL/6J chromosome 4, GRCm38.p6 C57BL/6J.
AAATGGCAGTCCAGGCAGGGGATTGGGTCACTGACAACAGGCCAAGAGTTAGAGCTCAGCATCACAAGATAAGCAAAGCATCACCACCTGTGTCTGACTCACCTAGTGCCCGAGGCAAAGCACAGCTAGATAAaagctggggagcaggggagaaagaaaggaaggaaggaagaaacctcTAGGCTGAGTGAGCATGATGGAGGGGCTCTCCCCCGCCAGCAGCCTCCCGCTGTTACTGTTGCTTCTGAGCCCGGCTCCTGAAGCAGGTAAGTTCTCAGAGGCCATAGAATGAATGCTGAGCGAGGGGACTACAGGGAACAGGGCCCAGAAAGTTGGACCTCTAGCTATGTAATCAGAGCAGCTTGTGGGTCCAGACCTCTCTGAAGTGTGGCCCTATTGTTCTCCAGCCTTGCCTCTGCCCTCCAGCACTAGCTGCTGTACTCAGCTCTATAGACAGCCACTCCCAAGCAGGCTGCTGAGGAGGATTGTCCACATGGAACTGCAGGAGGCTGATGGGGACTGTCACCTCCAGGCTGTCGTGTGAGCTCTGCCCCCAACTTTGATACCTCTAACTCTGCCCTCAGTCCGAACCCCCAATATTCATCCCTAGCCCCTTTACTAACTCTAATACCTACCCGGATTTTCATCGGGCTTTTACCCCTAACCCCTGAACCCTACCTAAGCTCATCCCCCAAATGTGAGCCTAGCTTTGGACTTTTCCCTTCTCAGGCTTCACCTGGCTCGGCGCAGTGTCTGTGTTCATCCCCAGAACCGCAGCCTGGCTCGGTGGTTAGAACGCCAAGGGAAAAGGCTCCAAGGAACTGTACCCAGTTTAAATCTGGTACTACAAAAGAAAATGTACTCACACCCCCAACAGCAAAACTAATAAAGCAACATTAGACGACAATCTCCAAAAACTTCCGTCTCTTTTATTTCAACTCTTCACACTCCCCAGAAGGGCCAAGCCCAAGACCGCACACACTCTCcaatcatgtgtacacacatgcagagaaCTTTTGCTCCctgtctcacatacacacacgatcACAGGAACACAGACTTCTGTAC
It includes:
- the Ccl27b gene encoding chemokine (C-C motif) ligand 27b isoform 2 precursor (isoform 2 precursor is encoded by transcript variant 2) gives rise to the protein MMEGLSPASSLPLLLLLLSPAPEAALPLPSSTSCCTQLYRQPLPSRLLRRIVHMELQEADGDCHLQAVVLHLARRSVCVHPQNRSLARWLERQGKRLQGTVPSLNLVLQKKMYSHPQQQN
- the Ccl27b gene encoding chemokine (C-C motif) ligand 27b isoform X3, with amino-acid sequence MSPTSQRLSLEAPSLPLRSWHPWNKTKQKQEALPLPSSTSCCTQLYRQPLPSRLLRRIVHMELQEADGDCHLQAVVLHLARRSVCVHPQNRSLARWLERQGKRLQGTVPSLNLVLQKKMYSHPQQQN
- the Ccl27b gene encoding chemokine (C-C motif) ligand 27b isoform 1 (isoform 1 is encoded by transcript variant 1), whose protein sequence is MWRRERSPMSPTSQRLSLEAPSLPLRSWHPWNKTKQKQEALPLPSSTSCCTQLYRQPLPSRLLRRIVHMELQEADGDCHLQAVVLHLARRSVCVHPQNRSLARWLERQGKRLQGTVPSLNLVLQKKMYSHPQQQN
- the Ccl27b gene encoding chemokine (C-C motif) ligand 27b, with the protein product MQAPHIECEGTVRSPDRSRLRRYEVALEAEEDPMSPTSQRLSLEAPSLPLRSWHPWNKTKQKQEALPLPSSTSCCTQLYRQPLPSRLLRRIVHMELQEADGDCHLQAVVLHLARRSVCVHPQNRSLARWLERQGKRLQGTVPSLNLVLQKKMYSHPQQQN
- the Ccl27b gene encoding chemokine (C-C motif) ligand 27b, with amino-acid sequence MQAPHIECEGTVRSPDRSRLRRYEVALEAEEDIYWGCFYFFPWLRMWRRERSPMSPTSQRLSLEAPSLPLRSWHPWNKTKQKQEALPLPSSTSCCTQLYRQPLPSRLLRRIVHMELQEADGDCHLQAVVLHLARRSVCVHPQNRSLARWLERQGKRLQGTVPSLNLVLQKKMYSHPQQQN